The genomic interval GGTGATGGCCGCGCTCATCGCGCTCGTGACCTACTGGCTGTCGCTGTCGCGTGGCGGCACCCCGATCATCCTGCTCATCGTCGGCGTCCTGATCCTCGGCTTCACGTTCGTGCTCAACCGCACGGTGTTCGGCCGGCACGTGTACGCCGTCGGCGGCAACCGCAACGCGGCCATCCTGTCGGGCGTCAACTCCCGCCGCACGGACTTCATGATCTTCGTCAACATCGGCATGCTCGCCGCGGTCGCCGCCATCGCGACGACGGCCCGTGCGGGTGCCGGCGTCGCGGCGGCCGGCATGAACTTCGAGCTCGACGCCATCGCCGCCTGCTTCATCGGTGGCACGGCCGTCTCGGGCGGCGTCGGCCGGATCTCGGGAGCCATGGTCGGCGCGCTCATCATGGGCGTGCTCAACATGGGCCTGTCGATCCTCGCGGTCGACGCGGCCTGGCAGCAGGCCATCAAGGGTCTGGTGCTGCTGCTCGCGGTCGCGCTCGACATCGTCTCCAAGCGCCGAGGGGCGCTGGGCTGACGGAGCTCGGCTGAACCGGCGCCGCTCGGCGCCCACCTGACATCGCCATCAGGGAGCCGTCGGACGTGGGGTGACCCCCACAGGTCCGGCGGCTCCTTGGTGCGTTACCCTGGACGGCGTCGCGACTGGCGCAGCCCCCTCCGCACGCGGGGACGGGGCAGGTGGATGACCACCAGGGAGCGGCAACGCTGTAACGACGACGGGTCGTCCGCCTGGGCCCTGTGTCATGACCTCGTGTCACGTCCATCGTCCGTCGCAGCGGCGTCCGTCGCTGCGTCCCGCAGCCAGGGAGCACGCCATGTCCTTCGAGACTCCGAGCGCACACACCCCCGACCCCCTCCTGACCGGCACCCTCGCCGACGTCGACCCCGAGATCGCCGCCGTGCTCGACGGGGAGCTTGCCCGCCAGCGCGACACGCTCGAGATGATCGCGTCGGAGAACTTCGTGCCGAACGCCGTCCTCCAGGCGCAGGGCTCGGTGCTGACCAACAAGTACGCCGAGGGCTACCCCGGCAAGCGGTACTACGGCGGCTGCGAGCAGGTCGACATCGCGGAGAACCTCGCGATCGCCCGCGCCCGCACGCTGTTCGGCGCCGAGCACGTGAACGTCCAGCCGCACTCGGGCGCCCAGGCCAACGCAGCCGTGCTGCACGCGCTCGCCACGGCGGGCGACCGCATCCTCGGTCTCGAGCTGGCCCACGGCGGCCACCTGACGCACGGCATGAAGATCAACTTCTCGGGCCGCCTGTACGACGTCGGCTCCTACGGCGTCGACCCGCAGACGTACCGCATCGAGATGGACGAGGTCCGCACGAAGGCGCTGCAGCACCGGCCCGAGGTCATCATCGCGGGCTGGTCGGCCTACCCGCGCCACCTCGACTTCGCCGCCTTCCGCGAGATCGCCGACGAGGTCGGCGCGAAGCTGTGGGTGGACATGGCCCACTTCGCCGGCCTGGTGGCCGCGGGCCTGCACCCGTCGCCGGTGCCGCACGCCGACGTCGTCTCCTCGACGGTGCACAAGACCATCGGCGGTCCCCGCTCGGGCTTCATCCTCGCCAAGGAGCAGTGGGGCAAGAAGATCGACTCGGCCGTGTTCCCGGGCCAGCAGGGCGGTCCGCTCATGCACGTCGTGGCGGCCAAGGCCGTCGCCTTCAAGGTGGCGGCGTCCGAGTCCTTCAAGGACCGCCAGGAGCGCACGCTGCGGGGCGCGCAGATCATCGCCGCCCGCCTGTCCGAGCCTGACGTCGCCGCGGCGGGTGCGTCGGTGCTCACGGGCGGCACCGACGTCCACCTCGTGCTGGTCGACCTGCGCAGCTCCGCGCTCGACGGTCAGCAGGCCGAGGACCTTCTGCACGACGCGGGCATCACCGTGAACCGCAACGCCGTGCCGTTCGACCCGCGCCCCCCGCGTGTCACGTCGGGCCTGCGCATCGGCACGCCGGCCCTGGCCACGCGTGGCTTCGGCGACGCGGAGTTCACCGAGGTCGCCGACATCATCGCCGTCGCCCTGCGTGACGGCGCCGCGGCCGACGTCGAGGCGCTGCGCGCCCGCGTCCGCACGCTGACGGAGAGCTACCCGCTGTACCCGGGCCTCCAGCAGTACTGATCGGTGACGGTACGGGTTTGTACAGAATCGGGAACGGTTCCTGTACAACCCGTACCGCGGGCCCCGGAGTGACGGGGGAAGGAGCGCAGATGGGCGCGCAGGTGCTGGACGGGAAGAGTGTGGCCGCCCGGATCAAGGGCGAGCTGAAAGAGCGGGTCGCGGGGCTGGCGGAGCGCGGCGTCGTGCCGGGGCTGGGCACGCTGCTCGTGGGTGACGACCCCGGGTCGCAGTGGTACGTCGCGGGCAAGCACCGCGACTGCGCCGAGGTGGGCATCGCCTCGATCCGCGTGGATCTGCCCGGCACCGCGACGCAGGAGGAGATCGAGGCCGCCGTGCGCCGCCTCAACGAGGACCCGGCCTGCACCGGGTTCATCGTGCAGCTCCCGTTGCCTCGCGGGATCGACACGAACCGGGTGCTCGAGCTCGTCGACCCGGCCAAGGACGCGGACGGCCTGCACCCGACCAACCTCGGGCGGCTGGTGCTGCGCGTCAACGAGGACGTCACCTCACCGCTGCCCTGCACGCCGCGCGGCATCGTCGAGCTGATCGAGCGGCACGGGGTGTCCCTGGCTGGCAAGCACGTCGTGGTCCTGGGCCGCGGTGTGACGGTGGGCCGGCCGATCGGGCTGCTGCTGACCCGCCGGGCCGTCAACGCCACGGTGACCCTCACGCACACCGGGACGACGAACCTCGCCGAGCTGGTGCGGCAGGCCGACGTCGTCGTCGCGGCAGCGGGTGTCAAGGGCATCGTCACGGCCGAGATGGTCAAGCCCGGCGCCGTGCTGATCGACGTCGGCGTCTCGCGCGAGACGGACCCCGCCACGGGCAAGTCGCGTGTCGTCGGTGACGTCGACCCGGCGGCGCTCGCCACCGCGTCGTGGTACTCCCCGAACCCGGGTGGTGTCGGGCCGATGACCCGGGCGATGCTCCTGGCCAACGTGGTCGACACGGCCGAGCGGGCGAGCTGACCCCACCGCGCGGCGCGCCTGCGGGCGCGCCGCGTCGTGGACCGATGACTTTCGCGAGCGGTGGCCGTCTACCTGGCGACCAGGGCCACCCGTGTGGGTGGCACCGCGATCGTGGGTGGCACCGCGATCGTGGGTGGCAAGGTGAGGAGGGCGGAG from Xylanimonas allomyrinae carries:
- the glyA gene encoding serine hydroxymethyltransferase, translated to MSFETPSAHTPDPLLTGTLADVDPEIAAVLDGELARQRDTLEMIASENFVPNAVLQAQGSVLTNKYAEGYPGKRYYGGCEQVDIAENLAIARARTLFGAEHVNVQPHSGAQANAAVLHALATAGDRILGLELAHGGHLTHGMKINFSGRLYDVGSYGVDPQTYRIEMDEVRTKALQHRPEVIIAGWSAYPRHLDFAAFREIADEVGAKLWVDMAHFAGLVAAGLHPSPVPHADVVSSTVHKTIGGPRSGFILAKEQWGKKIDSAVFPGQQGGPLMHVVAAKAVAFKVAASESFKDRQERTLRGAQIIAARLSEPDVAAAGASVLTGGTDVHLVLVDLRSSALDGQQAEDLLHDAGITVNRNAVPFDPRPPRVTSGLRIGTPALATRGFGDAEFTEVADIIAVALRDGAAADVEALRARVRTLTESYPLYPGLQQY
- a CDS encoding bifunctional methylenetetrahydrofolate dehydrogenase/methenyltetrahydrofolate cyclohydrolase, with translation MGAQVLDGKSVAARIKGELKERVAGLAERGVVPGLGTLLVGDDPGSQWYVAGKHRDCAEVGIASIRVDLPGTATQEEIEAAVRRLNEDPACTGFIVQLPLPRGIDTNRVLELVDPAKDADGLHPTNLGRLVLRVNEDVTSPLPCTPRGIVELIERHGVSLAGKHVVVLGRGVTVGRPIGLLLTRRAVNATVTLTHTGTTNLAELVRQADVVVAAAGVKGIVTAEMVKPGAVLIDVGVSRETDPATGKSRVVGDVDPAALATASWYSPNPGGVGPMTRAMLLANVVDTAERAS